The Geoalkalibacter subterraneus genome contains the following window.
TTTTGGTCAGCATCCGCTTGCGGAAGCCATGGGTTCTTTTACGACGAATACGACTGGGCTGGTAAGTTCTTTTGCTCATTTATGCTAGCTCCTCCGGAGTAATTGATTCTTAAGGCGAAATCAA
Protein-coding sequences here:
- the rpmH gene encoding 50S ribosomal protein L34, translated to MSKRTYQPSRIRRKRTHGFRKRMLTKKGRQVINRRRSRGRRQLAVTTPKK